One Actinomycetospora corticicola genomic window, ATGGCTGTGCTCGTATCGCGGCGAGCCGGAACCGGACGAGGTGACCGAACGCTGCGGGGTGCGCCTCTCGTCACCAGCGAGAACGGCCTACGACGTCGCCAGATGGCTCCCACGAGGCGAGGCCGTCGTCCTGGTCGATGCCCTCGCACGCGTCACGGGTCTCGAGGTGGCGGCGGTCCGGGCGCTGGCCGCGCGACATCCGGGGGATCGGGACGTGCGGAGGGTCGAGCCGGTCCTCGCGTGGGTCGAGCCCCGGAGCCCGGACGAGGACGCCTCGCGGCGACGTGTGCGGCTCCTGGCACGCGGTGTGCCCGTGCCGCGCGTCGAGCAGTGTCTCCTCGACGCGCGGGGCGACGTCGTGGCCCGGCTCGCACTGGCGTGGCCGGAGGCGCGCACGGGGATCGCCGTCGCACCAGGGGTCCGGGACCGGGCCCGGTCGATCGGGTGGGAGGTCGTGACGCCGGCCGTGGGAGTGACCTCCGACGAGCTCGTCCGTTGGGTGACCCGCTCGTTCGACCGGTGGGACCCGGCACGACGGCTCGGCATGCCCCTGACGCTCCGCCTCCCGCCGGCGGCGGAGCCGGACGGAGTGTGCGACGACGGTCTCAGTAGGCTCGTACCGGACTGTCGATGAGTGAACAGAGAGGAGCGCCGTGTCCGACGAGCGCACCCTGGTGCTGGTGAAGCCGGACGGCGTGCAGCGCGGACTGGTCGGTGAGGTCATCTCGCGCATCGAGCGCAAGGGCCTGCGGCTGGTCGCGCTGGAGCTGAAGGACGTCGAGCGGTCGGTGGCCGAGCAGCACTACGCCGAGCACGCCGAGCGCCCGTTCTTCGGGGAACTCATCGAGTTCATCACCTCGGGCAAGGTGGCCGCGATGGTCGTCGAGGGCCCGCGCGCGATCGCCGCGTTCCGGCAGATCGCCGGTGGCACGGACCCGGTGGAGAAGGCCACGCCCGGCTCGCTGCGCGGTGACCTGGCGCTGGAGACCGGGTCGAACATCGTGCACGGCTCGGACTCGCCGGAGTCGGCCGAGCGCGAGATCAAGCTCTGGTTCGGCTGACCTACCCGGTCGAGCTCCGCTCCGCTGCGTCTCCCACCCGCACGATCCCGTCCACGACGGCGGGCCACGAGGCCCGCGCCAGGTCGTGACCCATCCCCGGCAGCTCGAGGAGCTCGGCGCCGGGGATGGCGGCGGCGGTCGCCCGGCCGCCGCTGGGACGGATCACGGTGTCGTCGGCCCCGTGGATCACCAGCGCCGGCACCGACAGCGCGCGCAGGTCCGCGGTGCGGTCCCGCTCGCCCACGCACGCCGCGAGCTGACGGCCACCGCCCTGCCCGTCGTGCGCGACGGTCGCCTCCCGGCCGGCCGCGCGCCGCATGGTCACGCGCACGTCCTCGTCGTCCTCGGCCGTGCGGGTCGCGGAGCCGATGCGGCGGAAGGCGCGGACCATGTCCTCGACGGGGTCGCCCGCGGCGGGGCGCAGGAAGTCCGGCACGCGACGCCACGAGACCTTCCCGGTCCGCCCGTCGCCCGGCCGCCCCATGATCGAGGTCAGCGACAGCGTGCGCCCGGGGTGCCGGATCGCGACCTCCTGGGCCACCATCGCGCCGAGCGAGGCCCCGACGACGTGGGCGGCCCCGCCGTGGGCGTCGATCACGGCCGCGGCGTCGTCGGCCATGTCGCCCAGCGAGTAGACCGGACGCGCCCGTCTCGTCAGGAAGCCCCAGGCCGAGATGCCGGCCCCGGAGAGGTGCGACGAGCGCCCGACGTCGCGGTTGTCGAAGCGCACGACCCGGCGCCCGCGCGCGGCGAGCTCGTCGCAGAAGTCCTCGCGCCACCAGTCGTAGCTCAGGCCGAGGCCCATGATCAGCAGCACCGGCGGATCGGCGGCGTCACCCGTCGTCGTGGTGCAGATCCGCAGGTCGCCGGAGCGGACGAAGCGCTCGGTGCCGGTCACGACAGATCGTTCGGCCGTGCCCGCAGCACGGTTCAGGAGCACGTTTACCCTGGAGAACCATGTCCGTCGATGTCACGACCTCGCCGGAGTCGGTGTACGACCGGCTCGAGCCGCTGCTGCCCCGGGTGCGCAAACCCGTGCAGTACGTCGGTGGTGAGCGCAACGCGACGGTGACCCCGTGGGAGGACGCCGAGGTCCACTGGGCGCTCTGCTACCCCGACGCCTACGAGGTCGGCCTCCCCAACCAGGGCCTCATGATCCTCTACGAGGTCCTCAACGAGCGGCCGGACGCGCTCGCCGAGCGCACCTACGCCGTGTGGCCGGACCTCGCCGCGCTGATGCGCGAGCACGGGGTCCCGCAGTTCACGGTGGACGGGCACCGGCCGGTGGCGGCGTTCGACGTCCTCGGCGTCTCCTTCGCCACCGAGCTCGGCTACACGAACCTGCTCGAGATCCTCGACCTCGCCGGCATCCCGCTGCACGCGGCCGACCGCACGGTCGAGCACCCGCTCGTGCTCGCCGGCGGGCACGCGGCCTTCAACCCCGAGCCGATCGCCGACTTCGTGGACATCGTCGCCCTCGGGGACGGCGAGGAGGTCGTCGGCGACATCACCGACGTGGTGAAGGCGGCCAAGGCCGAGGGCCTGTCCCGGCACGCGACGCTCGAGCGGCTCGCCGGCGTCCCCGGCGTCTACGTCCCGGCGCTCTACGCCGTCGACTACCACGACGACGGGTCGATCGCGGCCGTGCGCCCGACCTCCCCGGCCGCGCCGCAGCGCATCCACAAGCGCACCACGAGCGACCTGGACGACTGGCCCTACCCCAAGGCGCCGCTGGTGCCGATGGCCGAGACCGTCCACGAGCGGATGAGCGTCGAGATCTTCCGCGGCTGCACCCGCGGGTGCCGGTTCTGCCAGGCGGGGATGATCACCCGCCCGGTGCGTGAGCGCTCGAAGCAGGGCGTCTCGGAGATGGTCGAGGCCGGACTGCAGGCCTCCGGCTACTCCGAGGTGGGCCTGCTGTCGCTCTCCAGCGCGGACCACTCGGAGATCGGCGAGATCGCCAAGGGCCTCGCCGACCGCTACGAGGGCACCGGCACCGGGCTCTCCCTGCCCTCCACCCGCGTCGACGCCTTCAACGTCGACCTCGCCGAGGAGCTGACCCGCTCCGGACGACGCTCGGGCCTCACGTTCGCCCCCGAGGGCGGCTCGGAGCGGCTGCGCCGGGTGATCAACAAGATGGTCTCCGAGGAGGAGCTCATCGCGACCGTCGCCACCGCGTACGAGCACGGCTGGCGCCAGGTCAAGCTCTACTTCATGTGCGGGCTCCCCACCGAGACCGACGAGGACGTGCTCCAGATCGCGACGATGGCCCACGAGGTCGTCCGCACCGGGCGGAAGGCCGCCGGGCGCGGGGACGTGCGGGCCACGGTGTCGATCGGCGCCTTCGTCCCGAAGCCGCACACCCCCTTCCAGTGGGCGGCGCAGACCGCGCCCGAGGTGGTCGACTCCCGGCTGCGCCAGCTCCGTGAGGCGATCAACTCCGACCGCTCGCTGGGTCGCAACGTCGGCCTGCGCTACCACGACGGACAGCCCTCGCTGATCGAGGGACTGCTCTCGCGGGGCGACCGCCGCGTCGGCCGGGTGATCGAGGCGGTCTGGCGCGACGGCGGGCACTTCGACGGCTGGAGCGAGTACTTCTCCTTCGAGCGCTGGGAGACCGCCGCCGCCGAGGCGCTGCCCCCGCAGGGCGTGGACCTGTTCTGGTTCACCACGCGCGAGCGCGACCAGCACGAGGTCCTGCCCTGGGACCACCTCGACTCCGGGCTGGACCGCGGGTGGCTGTGGGACGACTGGCAGGACGCGCTGGACTCCCGGGAGCAGGACGACTGCCGCTGGACGCCGTGCTTCGACTGCGGCGTCTGCCCGCAGATGGGCACCGAGATCCAGATCGGCCCGACGGCGGGTGCGATGGCCCCGGGCCGCATGCTGCCGCTCACCCCGGTCGAGACCCGGACGTCGACCCCCGTGCACAACCCCCGGCTGGACGGAGCCGCGGGGCAGGGAACGGCGTGAGCTACAAGGGCGAGGCCGCGCACCCCTCGGCGCCGACCGTCGCGAAGGTCCGGATGCGGTTCGCGAAGCGCGGCCGCGCCCGGTTCAGCTCCCACCGCGACGTCGCCCGCGCGATGGAGTGGGCCCTGCGCCGGGCCGGGGTGCCGGTGTCGCTGTCCCAGGGGTTCAGCCCGCACCCGCGGCTGTCCTGGATCGGGGCCTCGCCGACCGGGGCCGCGAGCGAGGCCGAGTTCGTCGAGATCGGGCTCACACGCGACCTCGAGCCGGAGGCCGTCGGCCGCGAGGTCGGCGCGGTGCTGCCGGAGGGGCTCGTCGTGCTCGACGTGGTGCGCTCCGGGCCCGGGGCGCTGGCCGACCGGATCGACGGCAGCGCCTGGCGCATCGAGCTGCCCGGGGTGGAGCCGGGGACGCTGCGGGCCGCGGTGACGGCGCTGCTGGACTCCGACGTCGTCGAGGTCGAGCGGATGACCAAGAACGGTCCGCGGACGCTGGACGTGCGGACGGCGATCGTGTCGATCACCGTCGACGGAGCGGAGCGGAGCTCGGCCCGGATCTCCGTCGACGACGTCACGGACCCGCACGACGAGCGTCACCCGAACGATGAACCACTCGCGCACGACACGCCGTCGACACGCCCGCCGGTCGAGAACGACCGCCGAGCGCATGCACGATCGGCGGTGTGTGGGACACTGTCGACGGTCGTACGGCACACCACGCCGGCCGTGCGACCCGACGACGTGGTGAGCGCGCTGCGTATCGTCGCCGGGCTGGAGCCGCCCGTCCCCGTCAGATCGACGAGGACGGCGCAGGGCCGGCTCGACGACGACGGAACGCTGCTCGACCCGCTCGAGGCGGACCGCGACCCGATCGGTCGCTGACCCGCACCGCGCGGCACGTCCCGGATTTCCCGGTGGACGCCCGCCCGACGGACGGACGCCCACCGGCCAGGCGAGACCACGCGATGCCCTCGTGTGGCCGCGACCGCCCAGGTCGCGCCCGGGGGCCGAAGGAGTTGCATGTCCGAGAACGACGCACACCCCGAGGCGTCATCACTGCCCGTCGACCCCGCGACGGGCAGTCCGGGGCGACCCGACGCGGCCGCCCTCGCGGCCCTGCCCGAGAAGCTGCGGGTCCACGCGCTGGCCCGCCTCGTCGGGTCCTCCAGCCGTGAGGTGCTGGCCCTGCTGGCCCGGCTCGAGGTGCCCGCGCGCAGCGCCCAGTCCAGCGTCGACCGCGCCACGGTCTCGCAGGTGGTGGAGACGTTCTTCCCCAGCGAGCAGCCGACCCCCGCGGCCGTCGAGGACGCGATCGAGGCGTCGGAGGCGACGGTCGTGCCCGAGACGCTCCCCGACATCCCCGCGGACCTGACGCTCGACGACCCGGTGGCCGACGCCGAGCCGCGCGTCACCGGTGCGGCCGCGCCGACCGCGCCCG contains:
- the ndk gene encoding nucleoside-diphosphate kinase gives rise to the protein MSDERTLVLVKPDGVQRGLVGEVISRIERKGLRLVALELKDVERSVAEQHYAEHAERPFFGELIEFITSGKVAAMVVEGPRAIAAFRQIAGGTDPVEKATPGSLRGDLALETGSNIVHGSDSPESAEREIKLWFG
- a CDS encoding alpha/beta fold hydrolase, yielding MTGTERFVRSGDLRICTTTTGDAADPPVLLIMGLGLSYDWWREDFCDELAARGRRVVRFDNRDVGRSSHLSGAGISAWGFLTRRARPVYSLGDMADDAAAVIDAHGGAAHVVGASLGAMVAQEVAIRHPGRTLSLTSIMGRPGDGRTGKVSWRRVPDFLRPAAGDPVEDMVRAFRRIGSATRTAEDDEDVRVTMRRAAGREATVAHDGQGGGRQLAACVGERDRTADLRALSVPALVIHGADDTVIRPSGGRATAAAIPGAELLELPGMGHDLARASWPAVVDGIVRVGDAAERSSTG
- a CDS encoding TIGR03960 family B12-binding radical SAM protein is translated as MSVDVTTSPESVYDRLEPLLPRVRKPVQYVGGERNATVTPWEDAEVHWALCYPDAYEVGLPNQGLMILYEVLNERPDALAERTYAVWPDLAALMREHGVPQFTVDGHRPVAAFDVLGVSFATELGYTNLLEILDLAGIPLHAADRTVEHPLVLAGGHAAFNPEPIADFVDIVALGDGEEVVGDITDVVKAAKAEGLSRHATLERLAGVPGVYVPALYAVDYHDDGSIAAVRPTSPAAPQRIHKRTTSDLDDWPYPKAPLVPMAETVHERMSVEIFRGCTRGCRFCQAGMITRPVRERSKQGVSEMVEAGLQASGYSEVGLLSLSSADHSEIGEIAKGLADRYEGTGTGLSLPSTRVDAFNVDLAEELTRSGRRSGLTFAPEGGSERLRRVINKMVSEEELIATVATAYEHGWRQVKLYFMCGLPTETDEDVLQIATMAHEVVRTGRKAAGRGDVRATVSIGAFVPKPHTPFQWAAQTAPEVVDSRLRQLREAINSDRSLGRNVGLRYHDGQPSLIEGLLSRGDRRVGRVIEAVWRDGGHFDGWSEYFSFERWETAAAEALPPQGVDLFWFTTRERDQHEVLPWDHLDSGLDRGWLWDDWQDALDSREQDDCRWTPCFDCGVCPQMGTEIQIGPTAGAMAPGRMLPLTPVETRTSTPVHNPRLDGAAGQGTA
- a CDS encoding TIGR03936 family radical SAM-associated protein, with the protein product MSYKGEAAHPSAPTVAKVRMRFAKRGRARFSSHRDVARAMEWALRRAGVPVSLSQGFSPHPRLSWIGASPTGAASEAEFVEIGLTRDLEPEAVGREVGAVLPEGLVVLDVVRSGPGALADRIDGSAWRIELPGVEPGTLRAAVTALLDSDVVEVERMTKNGPRTLDVRTAIVSITVDGAERSSARISVDDVTDPHDERHPNDEPLAHDTPSTRPPVENDRRAHARSAVCGTLSTVVRHTTPAVRPDDVVSALRIVAGLEPPVPVRSTRTAQGRLDDDGTLLDPLEADRDPIGR